Proteins encoded by one window of Paenibacillus urinalis:
- the phnE gene encoding phosphonate ABC transporter, permease protein PhnE encodes MTTIEKQLGASPRNHRYILTVTIIVLILFIWSLDTVSFEDVNQKGISIALNILTGIVTPDLELLFSLTEQGVLYLLLQTTAIAILGTLVGAVLSVPLSFLAASNIVPKPIAWLTRLLLIMIRTIPALVYGLMFIGVTGPGPFAGVLTIGLTSIGMLSKLYVDSIEELDKQVLESMTSLGCNTFEKIRYGIIPQLFSLFMSVTIYRFDMNMREASILGLVGAGGIGAPLIFAMNSYRWNQVGSILIGLVIFILLIEWMSNRLRSKLVNG; translated from the coding sequence ATGACAACCATTGAGAAGCAATTGGGTGCTTCCCCTCGGAATCATCGATATATTTTGACGGTTACCATTATTGTACTGATTCTGTTCATCTGGTCACTAGACACTGTAAGCTTCGAGGACGTGAATCAAAAAGGAATTTCGATTGCATTAAATATATTAACAGGTATTGTGACTCCCGATCTCGAACTGCTGTTCAGTCTAACCGAGCAAGGAGTGCTCTACCTGCTGCTTCAAACGACAGCCATCGCCATACTGGGAACACTTGTCGGTGCCGTGCTGTCTGTTCCGCTCTCTTTTCTAGCAGCATCCAATATCGTACCAAAGCCTATCGCTTGGCTGACAAGGCTGCTGCTCATCATGATTCGAACGATTCCCGCACTTGTATATGGGCTCATGTTCATTGGGGTAACGGGACCCGGACCGTTTGCAGGCGTACTGACCATCGGACTAACCTCTATCGGCATGCTGTCCAAATTGTATGTTGACTCCATTGAAGAATTGGACAAGCAGGTACTGGAATCGATGACCTCTCTTGGCTGCAATACATTTGAGAAGATCCGATACGGTATCATCCCGCAGCTCTTTTCGCTGTTTATGTCGGTGACAATCTACCGTTTCGACATGAATATGCGTGAAGCCTCGATCCTGGGACTCGTTGGCGCAGGAGGAATCGGTGCCCCTCTCATCTTTGCGATGAATAGCTACCGCTGGAACCAAGTCGGCTCCATTCTGATTGGCTTAGTGATTTTTATCCTTCTCATCGAATGGATGTCCAATAGACTTCGCTCCAAGCTCGTTAATGGCTAA